The Gemmatimonadota bacterium DH-78 region GATCCGGATCGAGGGTGCGGCGCTCGAAGGTGAACACCCGCAGGACCCGCGCGGTGTGGTACAACTCGCCGGCCACACGCGGCAGGTCGAGCAGCCCCGGCACCCCTTCGGGCCCCATGCGCTCCACCACTCCGCCGCGAAGTTCGACCAGCAGATCGAGCTGAAACATCGCCCGCTTGGCCGGGAAGTCGATCATCACTTCTCCCGGCTCTAGCTCCAACTCGGAGGCGAGCTCGTCTTCCACCGCGCGCTTCCAGGGCGAGTCGCCCACCGCCCAGTCCTCCACACGCCGTCCGCGCAGGTCCGCCGCGGTCAGTTCGAGGGCCCGCTTGGGCAGCCGCCGCTGCCGCAGCGCGGGAATCCAGCGGCTGGCCAGCCGCTCGGGAATCTCGTCGTCCGATTCCAGCGCACGCCGGGAGATCTCGTACAGCAGCTCCTCGTCGGTGGGCCCCACCAGCTCCTCCGGATCCACCAGTCCGGAGCGCACGGCCTCCTCCACGATCCGCTTGTAGAGGGCCGTGGCGGCGCGCACGGCGTGATGCCAGTAGACGTTTCGGAACATCTGGTACTTGGCGAAGAGCAGCGACTCGAGGGCGGCCACCGCCTTCTCGTGCACGCCCACTTCCCAGGCGCCCGTCTCCGGGTCCTGCAGCACCGTCATGCCCTGGAGGAGTCGATCCACATCCACCTCGCCGTAGGGCACGCCGCAGAAGCGGGCGTCGCGCCGAAGGTACTCCTGCTTGTCGAGGTCGAGGGATCCGCTCACGAGTCCACGGAGTGGGAGTGCGCTGTGGCCCCGAATCAGACGATGGATGCGGGCCGAGGCGTTCTCGCCGAGAGGAGCCAGCGCGTCGCTCAGCTCCGGTGAGGCGAAGAACCGTCCGCTCACCTCCTCGTGGTCGGCGGGCACCTGATCGGCCTCCAGCTCCTCGAGCGCATGCGAGTAGGCGTAGTGGCCGATGTCGTGCAGGAGGGCGGCGTAGGGCACGAGTTCGGCCTCCTCCCATACTTCGGACGGCAGCCCGTCGCGCTCGCGCAGCAGTCGGAGCGCGGTGGTCGCGAGATGGTAGACGCCCAGCGCGTG contains the following coding sequences:
- a CDS encoding HD domain-containing protein yields the protein MTHAPRIVRDPLWNTIRLDATAMRIVDTPAFQRLRYIRQLGFAHLVYPGATHTRFDHALGVYHLATTALRLLRERDGLPSEVWEEAELVPYAALLHDIGHYAYSHALEELEADQVPADHEEVSGRFFASPELSDALAPLGENASARIHRLIRGHSALPLRGLVSGSLDLDKQEYLRRDARFCGVPYGEVDVDRLLQGMTVLQDPETGAWEVGVHEKAVAALESLLFAKYQMFRNVYWHHAVRAATALYKRIVEEAVRSGLVDPEELVGPTDEELLYEISRRALESDDEIPERLASRWIPALRQRRLPKRALELTAADLRGRRVEDWAVGDSPWKRAVEDELASELELEPGEVMIDFPAKRAMFQLDLLVELRGGVVERMGPEGVPGLLDLPRVAGELYHTARVLRVFTFERRTLDPDQLLRRITRPD